A genomic stretch from Streptomyces sp. QL37 includes:
- the prfA gene encoding peptide chain release factor 1 gives MFEAVEELIGEHADLEKKLADPSVHADQANARKLNKRYAELTPIVSTYRSWKQTGDDIETAREFAADDPDFAAEVKVLEKQREEITEKLRLLLVPRDPSDDKDVLLEIKAGAGGDESALFAGDLLRMYLRYAERIGWKTEIIDSTESELGGYKDVQVAVKTKGGNGATEPGQGVWARMKYEGGVHRVQRVPSTESQGRIHTSAAGVLVTPEAEEVDVEIHANDLRIDVYRSSGPGGQSVNTTDSAVRITHLPTGVVASCQNEKSQLQNKEQAMRILRSRLLAAAQEAAEQEASDVRRSQVRTVDRSEKIRTYNFPENRISDHRVGFKAYNLDQVLDGDLDAVIQACVDADSAAKLAAA, from the coding sequence ATGTTCGAGGCGGTCGAGGAACTGATCGGCGAGCACGCCGATCTCGAGAAGAAGCTCGCCGACCCGTCGGTCCACGCCGACCAGGCCAACGCGCGCAAGCTCAACAAGCGCTACGCGGAGCTGACCCCGATCGTCTCCACCTACCGGTCCTGGAAGCAGACCGGCGACGACATCGAGACCGCCCGCGAATTCGCCGCCGACGACCCCGACTTCGCCGCCGAGGTCAAGGTCCTGGAGAAGCAGCGCGAGGAGATCACCGAGAAGCTCCGCCTTCTCCTGGTCCCGCGCGACCCCAGCGACGACAAGGACGTGCTCCTGGAGATCAAGGCGGGCGCGGGCGGCGACGAGTCGGCCCTCTTCGCCGGCGATCTGCTGCGCATGTATCTGCGCTACGCCGAGCGCATCGGCTGGAAGACCGAGATCATCGACTCCACCGAGTCCGAGCTCGGCGGCTACAAGGACGTCCAGGTCGCCGTGAAGACCAAGGGCGGCAACGGCGCCACCGAGCCCGGCCAGGGCGTCTGGGCCCGGATGAAGTACGAGGGCGGCGTGCACCGCGTGCAGCGCGTGCCCTCCACCGAGTCGCAGGGCCGCATCCACACCTCCGCCGCCGGCGTGCTCGTCACGCCCGAGGCGGAGGAGGTCGACGTCGAGATCCACGCCAACGACCTCCGCATCGACGTCTACCGCTCCTCGGGCCCCGGCGGCCAGTCCGTCAACACGACGGACTCCGCCGTCCGCATCACGCACCTGCCCACCGGTGTCGTCGCCTCCTGCCAGAACGAGAAGAGCCAGCTCCAGAACAAGGAGCAGGCCATGCGCATCCTGCGGTCCCGGCTGCTGGCCGCCGCCCAGGAGGCCGCCGAGCAGGAAGCCTCCGACGTACGCCGCAGCCAGGTGCGCACCGTGGACCGCTCCGAGAAGATCCGGACGTACAACTTCCCGGAAAACCGGATCTCGGACCACCGCGTCGGCTTCAAGGCGTACAACTTGGACCAGGTGCTCGACGGCGACCTCGACGCCGTCATCCAGGCCTGCGTCGACGCCGACTCCGCCGCCAAGCTCGCCGCCGCGTAG
- the prmC gene encoding peptide chain release factor N(5)-glutamine methyltransferase: MNLLLAEVAQATQRLADAGVPSPRFDAEELAAFVHGVKRGELHHVPDADFDARYWETIARREAREPLQHITGRAFFRYLELQVGPGVFVPRPETESVVGWAIDAVRAMDVVEPLIVDLCTGSGAIALAMAQEVPRSRVHGVELSEDALRWTRKNAEGSRVTIHRGDALSALPELDGQVDLVISNPPYIPLTEWEYVAPEARDHDPQMALFSGEDGLDTIRGIERTAHRLLRPGGLVVIEHADTQGGQVPWIFTEERGWADAADHPDLNNRPRFATARKAMP; the protein is encoded by the coding sequence ATGAACCTGCTGCTCGCCGAGGTGGCCCAGGCCACCCAGCGGCTGGCCGACGCCGGTGTCCCCTCACCGCGATTCGACGCCGAGGAACTCGCCGCGTTCGTGCACGGCGTCAAGCGGGGCGAGCTGCACCATGTGCCGGACGCCGACTTCGACGCCCGCTACTGGGAGACGATCGCCCGCCGCGAGGCCCGCGAGCCGCTCCAGCACATCACCGGCCGCGCCTTCTTCCGCTACCTGGAACTCCAGGTGGGCCCCGGAGTCTTCGTCCCGCGCCCGGAGACCGAGTCGGTCGTCGGCTGGGCGATAGACGCGGTCCGCGCGATGGACGTGGTCGAACCGCTGATCGTCGACCTCTGCACCGGATCGGGCGCCATCGCGCTCGCCATGGCCCAGGAGGTGCCGCGCTCGCGCGTGCACGGCGTGGAGCTGTCCGAGGACGCCCTGAGGTGGACCCGGAAGAACGCCGAGGGGTCCAGGGTCACCATCCACCGGGGAGACGCTCTGAGCGCCCTTCCCGAGCTCGACGGACAGGTCGACCTGGTCATCTCCAACCCTCCGTACATCCCGCTCACCGAGTGGGAGTACGTGGCGCCCGAGGCCCGCGACCACGACCCGCAGATGGCGCTCTTCTCCGGCGAGGACGGCCTCGACACCATCCGCGGTATCGAGCGCACCGCGCACCGCCTGCTCCGCCCCGGCGGGCTCGTCGTCATCGAGCACGCCGACACCCAGGGTGGCCAGGTGCCGTGGATCTTCACCGAGGAGCGGGGCTGGGCCGACGCGGCCGACCACCCCGACCTGAACAACCGGCCCCGGTTCGCGACGGCCCGCAAGGCCATGCCGTGA
- a CDS encoding L-threonylcarbamoyladenylate synthase has product MARRYDCNDATDRTTGLREAASAVRRGELVVLPTDTVYGIGADAFSSEGVADLLDAKGRGRNMPTPVLIGSPNTLHGLVTDFSEQAWELVDAFWPGALTLVAKHQPSLQWDLGDTRGTVAVRMPLHPVAIELLTEVGPMAVSSANLTGHPSPEDCDAAQGMLGDSVSVYLDGGPTPGIVPSSIVDVTGKIPVLLRAGALSVEELRKVVPDLEVAN; this is encoded by the coding sequence ATGGCACGGCGATACGACTGCAACGACGCGACCGACCGTACGACCGGCCTGCGTGAGGCCGCGTCCGCCGTCCGCCGCGGCGAACTGGTCGTGCTGCCCACCGACACGGTGTACGGGATCGGTGCGGACGCCTTCAGCTCGGAGGGCGTCGCCGACCTGCTCGACGCCAAGGGCCGCGGCCGCAACATGCCGACCCCTGTCCTGATCGGCTCCCCGAACACCCTGCACGGCCTGGTCACCGACTTCTCCGAGCAGGCCTGGGAGCTCGTCGACGCGTTCTGGCCCGGCGCCCTCACACTCGTCGCCAAGCACCAGCCGTCCCTCCAGTGGGACCTCGGCGACACCCGCGGCACCGTCGCCGTACGGATGCCCCTGCACCCGGTGGCCATCGAGCTCCTCACGGAGGTCGGCCCGATGGCCGTCTCCAGCGCCAACCTCACCGGACACCCCTCGCCCGAGGACTGCGACGCCGCCCAGGGGATGCTCGGCGACAGCGTCTCCGTGTACCTCGACGGCGGTCCCACCCCCGGGATCGTCCCGTCCTCCATCGTCGACGTCACCGGCAAGATCCCGGTGCTGCTGCGGGCGGGCGCGCTCTCGGTCGAGGAACTCCGCAAGGTGGTACCCGACCTCGAGGTGGCCAATTGA
- a CDS encoding protein-tyrosine-phosphatase, with amino-acid sequence MTAPEGRGITGRHDTFRILHVSTGNVCRSPITERLTRHALVDRLGDPLSGGLIVESAGTWGHEGAPMEANAEVVLADFGADATGFVGRELLDEHVIRADLVLTATRDHRAQVISMGHSAGLRTFTLKEFTRLVRAIDPATLPDAREEGVVERARALVRAAAALRGWLLAPTAEADEVYDPYGAPITFFRSIGDEISQALDPVMTALTGVRAPH; translated from the coding sequence TTGACCGCCCCTGAGGGGCGTGGCATAACGGGGCGGCACGACACCTTCCGCATCCTCCACGTCAGCACCGGCAACGTCTGCCGCTCGCCCATCACCGAGCGGCTGACCCGCCATGCCCTCGTGGACCGCCTCGGTGACCCGCTCAGCGGCGGCCTCATCGTGGAGAGCGCGGGCACCTGGGGGCACGAAGGCGCGCCCATGGAGGCCAACGCCGAGGTCGTCCTCGCCGACTTCGGCGCCGACGCCACCGGTTTCGTCGGGCGTGAGCTCCTGGACGAGCACGTGATCCGCGCCGACCTGGTGCTGACCGCCACCCGGGACCACCGCGCCCAGGTGATCTCCATGGGGCACTCGGCGGGCCTGCGTACCTTCACGCTCAAGGAGTTCACCCGGCTGGTGCGGGCCATAGACCCCGCGACGCTGCCGGACGCCCGCGAGGAGGGCGTCGTCGAGCGCGCCCGCGCGCTGGTGCGCGCCGCGGCGGCCCTGCGCGGCTGGCTGCTGGCCCCCACCGCGGAGGCCGACGAGGTCTACGACCCGTACGGCGCCCCGATCACCTTCTTCCGTTCCATCGGTGACGAGATCAGCCAGGCCCTCGATCCCGTCATGACGGCCCTCACCGGGGTACGCGCCCCGCACTGA
- the glyA gene encoding serine hydroxymethyltransferase, protein MPVTTPAARAAAPSPDTALPQDFGALLRQDPEIGSILLAETGRQSSTLQLIAAENFTSPAVLAALGSPLANKYAEGYPGARHHGGCEQADAAERIAVRRATELFGAEHANVQPHSGSSAVLAAYAALLRPGDTVLAMGLPYGGHLTHGAPGNFSGRWFEFVGYGVDPDSGLIDYAQVRALARARRPKAIVCGSISYPRHPDYERFRDIADEVGCYLIADAAHPMGLIAGGAAPSPVPYADVVCATTHKVLRGPRGGMILCGVELSERIDRAVFPFTQGGAQMHTVAAKAVAFGEAATPAYAVYAHRVVAHARVLAAALESEGFEITTGGTDTHIVVADPGPLGVDGRTARERLMAAGMVLDTCALPYGDARGIRLGTAAVTTQGMDEDDMARIAELFGAAVRQEGDPGPLRAEVRGLAERNPPYPG, encoded by the coding sequence ATGCCGGTCACCACTCCAGCCGCACGCGCCGCCGCGCCCTCGCCGGACACCGCCCTGCCGCAGGACTTCGGCGCCCTGCTCCGCCAGGACCCGGAGATCGGCTCCATCCTGTTGGCCGAGACCGGGCGGCAGTCGAGCACCCTCCAGCTCATCGCCGCCGAGAACTTCACCTCGCCCGCGGTCCTCGCCGCCCTCGGCTCCCCGCTCGCCAACAAGTACGCCGAGGGCTACCCCGGCGCCCGCCACCACGGCGGCTGCGAACAGGCCGACGCCGCGGAACGCATCGCGGTGCGGCGGGCCACGGAGCTCTTCGGCGCCGAGCACGCCAACGTCCAGCCGCACTCCGGATCGTCGGCCGTCCTCGCCGCCTACGCCGCGCTGCTGCGCCCCGGCGACACGGTGCTGGCCATGGGGCTCCCGTACGGCGGACATCTCACCCACGGCGCTCCGGGCAACTTCTCCGGACGCTGGTTCGAGTTCGTCGGTTACGGCGTCGACCCGGACAGCGGGCTCATCGACTACGCACAGGTGCGCGCCCTGGCCAGGGCGCGGCGCCCCAAGGCGATCGTCTGCGGGTCGATCTCGTACCCCCGGCATCCCGACTACGAGCGGTTCCGGGACATCGCCGACGAGGTGGGGTGCTATCTGATCGCGGACGCCGCCCATCCGATGGGGCTGATCGCCGGGGGAGCGGCGCCCAGCCCGGTGCCGTACGCGGACGTGGTGTGCGCGACGACGCACAAGGTGCTGCGCGGCCCGCGCGGCGGCATGATCCTCTGCGGCGTCGAGCTCTCGGAGCGGATCGACCGGGCGGTGTTCCCCTTCACCCAGGGCGGCGCCCAGATGCACACGGTCGCGGCGAAGGCCGTCGCGTTCGGGGAGGCGGCCACCCCGGCGTACGCGGTGTACGCCCACCGGGTGGTCGCCCACGCCCGTGTCCTGGCGGCCGCCCTGGAGTCCGAGGGCTTCGAGATCACCACGGGCGGGACGGACACCCACATCGTCGTCGCGGACCCCGGCCCGCTGGGCGTCGACGGCCGCACCGCCCGCGAGCGGCTCATGGCCGCCGGGATGGTCCTGGACACCTGCGCCCTGCCGTACGGGGACGCGCGCGGGATCCGGCTGGGCACCGCGGCCGTCACCACCCAGGGCATGGACGAGGACGACATGGCGCGGATCGCCGAGCTGTTCGGCGCGGCCGTGCGCCAGGAGGGCGATCCGGGTCCGCTGCGGGCCGAGGTCCGCGGACTCGCCGAGCGCAATCCGCCGTATCCGGGGTAG